The Alphaproteobacteria bacterium genome includes a window with the following:
- a CDS encoding ABC transporter ATP-binding protein — protein sequence MASVTLRGVSKSYGDVAALEPLDLEIKQGEFVTLLGPSGCGKTTTLRLIAGFLKPTQGRIVFGGDDVTELPPHRREFGMVFQDYALFPHMTIGENIAFGLVERGRPKAEIDARVHELLQLIQLKDVEKRYPTELSGGQQQRVAVARAVAHSPQVLLMDEPLGALDLKLRESMQYEIRSIQQRIGITTVYVTHDQTEAMNMSDRIAVMNKGRLEQIGSGVDIYQRPSTRFVADFIGQINLVPAITAGPGLETSNVTIAGRDARIAKTMMPGLPITIGIRPEQIALRRADEAIASDDNALPGKVASRQFSGNVMKIWVDVGLDEPILLDFPPRAAPPEPGDAVAVSWPVEGAVVLPE from the coding sequence ATGGCAAGCGTCACGCTCCGCGGCGTCTCCAAATCCTACGGCGACGTCGCGGCTCTCGAACCGCTCGATCTGGAGATCAAGCAGGGCGAATTCGTCACCCTGCTGGGTCCTTCGGGTTGCGGCAAGACCACGACGCTGCGGCTGATCGCCGGCTTCCTGAAGCCGACGCAAGGCCGCATCGTGTTCGGCGGCGACGACGTGACCGAACTTCCGCCGCATCGGCGGGAGTTCGGCATGGTCTTTCAGGACTATGCGCTGTTCCCCCACATGACTATCGGCGAGAACATCGCCTTCGGCTTGGTGGAACGCGGCCGGCCGAAAGCCGAGATCGACGCGCGCGTGCACGAATTGTTGCAACTGATCCAGCTGAAGGACGTCGAGAAGCGTTACCCGACCGAACTCAGCGGCGGCCAGCAGCAGCGCGTGGCCGTCGCCCGCGCGGTCGCGCATTCGCCGCAGGTTTTGCTGATGGACGAACCGCTGGGGGCGCTCGATCTCAAACTGCGCGAGTCGATGCAGTACGAAATCCGCTCTATCCAGCAACGCATCGGTATCACCACGGTCTACGTGACCCACGACCAGACCGAGGCGATGAACATGTCCGATCGCATCGCCGTGATGAACAAAGGCCGCCTGGAACAGATCGGCAGCGGCGTCGACATCTATCAGCGCCCGAGCACGCGTTTCGTCGCCGACTTCATCGGTCAGATCAATCTCGTGCCCGCGATCACAGCCGGTCCGGGACTGGAAACGTCGAATGTCACGATCGCCGGCCGCGACGCGCGCATCGCCAAAACGATGATGCCCGGCTTGCCCATCACGATCGGCATTCGCCCCGAGCAGATCGCATTACGGCGCGCGGACGAAGCGATCGCATCGGACGACAACGCGCTACCGGGTAAAGTCGCGTCGCGCCAATTCTCCGGCAACGTGATGAAAATCTGGGTCGATGTCGGCCTCGACGAACCGATCCTGCTCGACTTTCCGCCGCGCGCAGCACCGCCGGAGCCGGGCGACGCCGTCGCGGTCAGTTGGCCGGTCGAGGGTGCGGTCGTGCTGCCGGAGTAA
- a CDS encoding NAD(P)/FAD-dependent oxidoreductase: MDLDELERRIRLELEFLDYPNRRWMPAHPPGPTPSFDVVIVGGGQSGLAAAFGLLREKVDNIIVLDRNPRGSEGPWTNFARMPTLRTPKQSSGLDFGMPNLTPRAWFEARFGRPAWDEMTKFPRETWQEYLVWYRRVLDLPVRNDVEVTLLRPQGNSILVETRDGAAIRARKVILATGIEGGGRWFIPNLVAGLPKDKYAHTADRIDFAALRGKRVGVLGAGASAFDNAFVALNTGAASVDLCFRQPDLPRINHKRWIEYSGFVAFYADLPPLERWMFSRQIQRMRAPPPQDTVWRCTSHANFAMHAGAAWLDAEMRGETVAIRTPKGLFEFDFLILGTGLISDPHCRPELTLIADDIALWRDRFTPPPGEEDEQLASEAYLGPAFEYQEKTPGTAPYLRHIHNFTAGANISMGHAAASISGMKYGTPRLVAGVLRNLFLEDSARHLDDLVRYDDPEVVTTTPPDGFVANIPSKK; the protein is encoded by the coding sequence ATGGATCTAGACGAACTGGAACGACGCATCCGTTTGGAACTCGAGTTCCTCGACTATCCGAACCGCCGATGGATGCCGGCCCACCCGCCGGGGCCGACGCCGAGCTTCGACGTCGTCATCGTCGGCGGCGGCCAAAGCGGATTGGCCGCGGCGTTCGGCTTGCTGCGCGAAAAAGTCGACAACATCATTGTGCTCGACCGCAATCCGCGCGGCAGCGAAGGTCCATGGACCAATTTCGCGCGCATGCCCACATTGCGCACGCCCAAACAATCGAGCGGCCTGGATTTCGGCATGCCGAATCTCACGCCGCGCGCGTGGTTCGAGGCGCGGTTCGGCCGGCCGGCATGGGACGAGATGACCAAGTTTCCGCGCGAAACCTGGCAGGAATATCTCGTCTGGTATCGCCGCGTTCTAGACCTGCCGGTGCGCAACGACGTCGAGGTTACGCTGTTGCGACCGCAGGGAAATTCGATCCTGGTCGAAACCCGCGATGGCGCCGCAATCCGGGCGCGCAAAGTGATCCTCGCCACGGGCATCGAAGGCGGCGGGCGCTGGTTTATTCCCAATCTCGTCGCGGGCTTGCCGAAGGACAAATACGCCCACACCGCCGACCGGATCGATTTCGCGGCACTGCGCGGCAAGCGCGTGGGCGTGCTGGGTGCCGGCGCATCCGCGTTCGACAACGCGTTCGTGGCGCTCAACACCGGTGCGGCGAGCGTGGATCTATGTTTCCGCCAACCGGATCTTCCGCGCATCAACCACAAGCGCTGGATTGAATACTCGGGCTTCGTCGCGTTCTACGCCGACCTGCCCCCGCTCGAGCGCTGGATGTTCAGCCGCCAGATTCAGCGCATGCGTGCCCCCCCGCCGCAAGACACCGTGTGGCGCTGCACGTCGCATGCGAATTTCGCCATGCATGCCGGGGCGGCCTGGCTCGACGCGGAAATGCGGGGCGAAACCGTCGCAATTCGCACGCCGAAGGGATTGTTCGAGTTCGATTTTCTGATCCTCGGCACCGGCCTGATCAGCGACCCGCATTGCCGGCCCGAGCTTACCTTGATCGCCGACGATATCGCGCTGTGGCGCGATCGCTTCACCCCTCCGCCGGGCGAGGAGGACGAACAACTCGCGAGCGAGGCCTATCTCGGCCCCGCCTTCGAATACCAGGAGAAGACGCCCGGCACGGCACCTTATCTGCGGCACATCCACAACTTCACCGCCGGCGCCAATATCAGTATGGGCCACGCGGCCGCGTCGATCTCGGGCATGAAATACGGCACGCCGCGTTTGGTTGCCGGTGTGCTGCGCAACCTTTTCCTGGAGGACTCCGCGCGCCATCTCGACGACCTCGTCCGCTACGACGATCCGGAAGTCGTCACCACGACGCCGCCGGATGGGTTCGTGGCGAACATACCGTCCAAAAAATAA
- a CDS encoding D-2-hydroxyacid dehydrogenase gives MNLRVTVHVDNSAQAIAARCAGLQGAAVVVENDPAAMPAHLARSEILITQNSRYTATIASACAASPTLRMIQSVSSGADAFTRHGVRPGLRLSTSGDIWAPTVAEHAMALLLALARQVPRLERQRQRAAWDRPGLGADMVSLTGNNLLVVGLGAIGRAVAGLAKAFGMRVAGIASRTREPAAHENVERIAGTDALRAELAQADAIVLALPLSPATRHLIGRDELAVLKPGAFLVNVARGEIVDQAALVDAMRAGRPRGFATDVAAEEPLPASSPLWVFENAIISPHVAGYDDGKVGKQLAALCVANIERWRAGQELANEVPPSAPAFFAPAGA, from the coding sequence ATGAATTTGCGCGTTACCGTGCATGTCGACAACTCGGCGCAAGCGATCGCCGCGCGCTGCGCCGGACTGCAAGGTGCGGCCGTCGTCGTCGAGAACGATCCCGCGGCGATGCCGGCCCATCTCGCGCGCTCCGAAATCCTGATCACGCAAAACAGCCGCTACACCGCGACGATCGCCAGCGCTTGCGCCGCGTCGCCGACGTTGCGGATGATTCAATCCGTCTCCTCGGGCGCCGATGCTTTCACGCGCCACGGCGTGCGGCCGGGGTTGCGCCTTTCCACCAGCGGCGACATCTGGGCGCCGACCGTCGCCGAACACGCGATGGCGTTGCTGCTCGCCCTCGCCCGCCAAGTCCCGCGCCTCGAACGCCAACGCCAACGTGCGGCCTGGGATCGCCCGGGCTTGGGCGCGGACATGGTTTCGCTAACCGGCAATAATCTGCTGGTCGTGGGTTTGGGCGCCATCGGTCGTGCCGTCGCCGGCCTTGCGAAGGCCTTCGGCATGCGTGTCGCGGGCATCGCCAGCCGCACACGCGAACCGGCGGCGCACGAGAACGTGGAACGGATCGCCGGGACCGACGCATTGCGCGCCGAACTCGCCCAAGCCGATGCGATCGTATTGGCGCTCCCGCTCTCCCCTGCGACGCGACATCTGATCGGTCGTGACGAACTCGCCGTTTTGAAGCCCGGCGCGTTTCTGGTGAACGTGGCGCGCGGAGAGATTGTCGATCAAGCGGCCCTGGTCGATGCCATGAGGGCCGGTCGTCCGCGCGGCTTCGCGACCGACGTGGCGGCCGAAGAACCCTTGCCCGCGTCGAGCCCGCTTTGGGTGTTCGAGAACGCGATCATCTCGCCGCATGTCGCGGGCTACGACGACGGCAAGGTCGGCAAGCAGCTGGCCGCACTTTGCGTCGCGAACATCGAACGCTGGCGCGCGGGCCAGGAACTCGCGAATGAAGTTCCGCCTTCCGCTCCGGCCTTTTTCGCACCGGCGGGAGCCTAG
- a CDS encoding ABC transporter permease, whose amino-acid sequence MISKSPFKRLWWRLETPVGQTLLWSVVVFAYLFLHAPTIIVMGASLNASSQYGAISFPPTSFTLARYWEIPASQFHSILLSLKLAFLSATVGVVLGVPAAFGLVRSRLPGKGLLAAIFRAPLQIPTVVIGITFLQLVYAVGDALDLDLSGSFVGLAVAHCFVATPYVVGTVTAILQRFDGRLEEAAASLGATPLRTFRRVTLPLIMPGLYAGALYAFMVSFGDVPISIFLSAPGYMTYPVEIFMGLEQNFSPTILASATLVIIFCFALMLLVQRVVGLETLLRIGGTGRR is encoded by the coding sequence ATGATCTCCAAATCGCCGTTCAAGCGCCTGTGGTGGCGCCTGGAAACGCCGGTCGGCCAGACCCTGCTGTGGTCGGTGGTCGTGTTCGCCTATCTGTTCCTCCACGCTCCGACCATCATCGTGATGGGTGCTTCGCTCAACGCGTCGTCGCAATACGGCGCCATTTCCTTTCCGCCGACGAGTTTCACGCTCGCGCGCTATTGGGAAATTCCGGCCTCGCAATTCCATTCGATCCTGTTGAGCCTGAAGCTTGCCTTCCTGTCCGCGACCGTCGGCGTCGTTCTGGGCGTACCTGCCGCCTTCGGTCTGGTGCGCAGCCGCCTGCCGGGCAAGGGCCTCCTGGCCGCGATTTTCCGGGCACCCTTGCAAATCCCGACCGTCGTCATCGGCATCACGTTTCTGCAACTCGTCTACGCCGTCGGCGACGCGCTCGACCTCGACCTATCGGGCAGTTTCGTCGGCCTCGCCGTCGCGCATTGCTTCGTCGCGACCCCGTACGTCGTCGGCACGGTCACGGCGATCCTGCAACGCTTCGACGGAAGATTGGAAGAAGCGGCGGCGAGCCTTGGGGCCACGCCCCTGCGCACGTTCCGGCGCGTGACGCTGCCGCTCATCATGCCCGGTCTCTACGCCGGTGCGCTTTACGCCTTCATGGTGTCGTTCGGCGACGTGCCGATTTCGATCTTCCTGTCGGCCCCTGGCTACATGACCTATCCGGTCGAGATATTCATGGGGCTCGAACAGAATTTCAGCCCCACGATCCTGGCCTCGGCCACGCTCGTCATCATCTTCTGCTTCGCCTTGATGCTGCTCGTCCAACGCGTGGTCGGTCTCGAGACCTTGCTGCGGATCGGCGGCACCGGGCGTCGCTGA
- a CDS encoding ABC transporter permease, translating into MPTDIAAPRAPRFKPLNFAFLRRKATPGDEGDSRVWALMLVPSLIVFVVLLVASLGLFIEGSLHRDLGYGRTGTEWEISNYLRVFTDSFYLKCLWITVKVSAMATIGTMLLAFPVAYVIARLRSRWAMLLLAGIVASTFITIVIKVFGLMILFASNGFMNRTLLALGIVGEPVVLLGSEGGVVVGLMQFTLGFAVLLLYSVVQTIPRSYEEAAQALGANRLRVARRVLLPLCLPGISVGGLMIFNMCMGAFTSAALIGGGKVMTLPILIQRTIMMEVKYSMAATLAALLLFAVIAVNLLSIFLMRRMRAGRKVIA; encoded by the coding sequence ATGCCGACCGACATCGCCGCCCCGCGCGCACCCCGCTTCAAACCGCTCAACTTCGCCTTCCTGCGGCGCAAAGCGACGCCGGGCGACGAAGGCGACAGCCGCGTCTGGGCGTTGATGCTGGTCCCGTCGCTGATCGTGTTCGTCGTTCTGCTGGTCGCATCGCTCGGCCTATTCATCGAAGGCAGCCTGCATCGCGATCTCGGTTACGGCCGCACCGGCACCGAATGGGAGATCTCGAACTATCTGCGCGTCTTCACCGATTCATTCTATCTCAAATGCCTGTGGATCACGGTGAAGGTCTCGGCGATGGCGACGATCGGCACGATGCTGCTCGCTTTCCCCGTCGCCTACGTGATCGCGCGTTTGCGCTCGCGCTGGGCGATGCTGCTGCTGGCGGGCATCGTCGCGTCGACCTTCATCACCATCGTGATCAAGGTGTTCGGGCTGATGATCCTGTTCGCCAGCAACGGCTTCATGAACCGCACGCTCTTGGCGCTGGGAATCGTGGGCGAGCCGGTCGTCCTTCTCGGCTCGGAAGGCGGCGTCGTCGTCGGTCTGATGCAATTCACGCTCGGCTTCGCCGTCCTACTGCTCTACAGCGTTGTGCAGACGATACCACGCTCCTACGAGGAAGCCGCGCAAGCGCTGGGCGCCAACCGCTTGCGCGTCGCGCGTCGCGTGTTGCTGCCGCTCTGCCTGCCGGGCATCTCCGTCGGCGGATTAATGATCTTCAACATGTGCATGGGGGCCTTCACCTCGGCGGCGCTGATCGGCGGCGGCAAGGTCATGACGCTGCCGATCCTGATCCAGCGCACGATCATGATGGAGGTGAAATACTCCATGGCCGCCACGCTCGCCGCGTTGCTGCTATTCGCGGTCATCGCCGTCAATCTGCTCTCGATCTTCCTGATGCGCCGGATGCGCGCGGGCCGAAAGGTGATCGCATGA
- a CDS encoding aspartate/glutamate racemase family protein, with amino-acid sequence MNKPIRIGMLTPSSNTVLEPVCAEMLRGLPGVTAHFGRFEVTEISLGERSQRQFETTPMIAAAKLLADAQVDVIGWNGTSASWLGFERDETLCSEIEAATGIKAVTSVLALVEILNAMGVTRLGLVSPYIDDVQAKIMATFAASGIEVVSERHCGISRNFAFAEVEPAEIARMTREVAKDRPQAITVLCTNLMGAPLAEELEREIDLPILDSISVVVWKALKTAGIDPKLVKGWGRLFRELQ; translated from the coding sequence ATGAACAAACCGATCCGGATCGGCATGCTCACGCCATCCTCGAACACGGTGCTGGAGCCCGTCTGCGCGGAAATGCTGCGCGGGTTGCCGGGCGTCACCGCCCATTTCGGCCGCTTCGAGGTGACGGAGATTTCGCTGGGCGAACGTTCGCAGCGCCAGTTCGAGACGACGCCGATGATCGCCGCCGCGAAGCTGCTGGCCGATGCGCAGGTCGATGTGATCGGCTGGAACGGCACCTCGGCGAGCTGGCTCGGTTTCGAGCGCGACGAGACTTTGTGCAGCGAGATCGAGGCGGCGACGGGTATCAAGGCGGTCACCTCGGTGCTGGCGCTGGTCGAGATTCTGAATGCGATGGGTGTGACGCGCCTTGGCCTCGTCTCGCCCTATATCGACGACGTGCAGGCCAAGATCATGGCGACCTTCGCGGCGTCGGGGATCGAGGTCGTGTCGGAGCGCCATTGCGGCATCTCGCGAAACTTTGCGTTCGCGGAGGTCGAGCCGGCGGAGATCGCGCGCATGACCCGCGAAGTCGCCAAGGATCGCCCGCAGGCGATCACGGTGCTGTGCACCAATCTGATGGGGGCGCCGCTCGCCGAGGAATTGGAGCGCGAGATCGATCTGCCGATCCTCGACAGTATCTCGGTCGTCGTTTGGAAGGCACTGAAGACGGCGGGGATCGATCCCAAGCTGGTTAAAGGCTGGGGGCGGTTGTTCCGCGAGTTGCAGTGA
- a CDS encoding amidase — protein sequence MSSGLVATAGAIARGERSARDAVEATLRRIDLADAQLGAFLSVDRDAALAMADERDRERASGRLRGKLHGVPFAYKDIFRRAGYRATAGTIPPDVVANETAHVLEKLIAAGAVPIGALNMDELAAGGTGINEHYKRCANPYALDHIAGGSSSGSAASVAAGLVPASLGSDAGGSIRLPAAFCGVIGLKPTYGRVSRHATLARSWSMDSTGPLARDAADCALLLSVVAGRDKRDPTTADMPVPDYAAILAGRSDLSGLTIGIALDGPYAEIDDETARSIDTVIGVLGGLGAKIVSVAIPDVALLNDLQQVLVKCEAAALHGKRLREDPDGIGFSARSVIQEGLLIPATRYIEALALRGALLETHVAALYRRTADIVLAPVTPGPAPSIAAMTTDDSGAVETMFTRAARFTRAANYLGTPAISVPCGLARSGLPLAFQFMGPPFAEATLLAAANAYQRATGLLPSPKA from the coding sequence ATGAGTTCCGGCCTTGTCGCAACGGCCGGCGCGATCGCGCGGGGCGAGCGCTCCGCGCGCGACGCGGTCGAAGCGACTTTGCGCCGGATCGATCTGGCTGATGCGCAACTCGGCGCGTTTCTGTCGGTCGATCGCGATGCCGCTTTGGCGATGGCCGACGAACGCGATCGCGAGCGCGCTTCGGGCCGGTTGCGCGGCAAGCTGCATGGCGTGCCCTTCGCTTATAAGGACATCTTCCGCCGCGCGGGCTATCGCGCGACGGCGGGCACGATCCCGCCCGACGTCGTGGCGAACGAGACCGCGCATGTGCTGGAAAAGCTGATCGCCGCCGGTGCCGTTCCGATCGGCGCCTTGAACATGGACGAGCTTGCCGCGGGTGGCACCGGCATCAACGAACATTACAAGCGCTGCGCCAATCCCTACGCGCTCGATCATATCGCGGGCGGATCGTCGAGCGGCTCGGCCGCATCGGTCGCCGCCGGGCTGGTACCGGCGAGTTTGGGGTCGGATGCGGGCGGGTCGATCCGTCTACCGGCCGCCTTCTGCGGCGTGATCGGTTTGAAACCGACCTATGGCCGGGTCAGTCGCCACGCGACATTGGCGCGCAGTTGGTCGATGGACAGCACGGGCCCGCTGGCGCGCGATGCCGCCGATTGCGCTTTGCTGCTGTCGGTCGTCGCCGGGCGCGATAAGCGCGATCCCACCACCGCCGATATGCCGGTTCCGGACTATGCCGCCATCCTTGCCGGACGTTCCGATCTGAGCGGCCTGACGATCGGCATTGCCCTCGACGGTCCCTATGCGGAGATCGACGACGAAACGGCGCGTTCGATCGATACCGTTATCGGCGTGCTGGGCGGATTGGGCGCCAAGATCGTTTCCGTCGCGATTCCCGATGTCGCGTTGCTGAACGATCTGCAGCAAGTGCTGGTGAAATGCGAAGCGGCGGCATTGCACGGCAAGCGCCTGCGCGAAGATCCCGATGGGATCGGATTCTCGGCGCGTAGCGTGATCCAGGAAGGCCTGCTGATTCCCGCGACGCGCTATATCGAGGCGTTGGCGTTGCGCGGGGCCCTGCTCGAAACGCATGTCGCGGCCCTTTATCGCCGAACGGCGGATATCGTCCTTGCCCCCGTCACGCCGGGGCCGGCGCCAAGCATCGCGGCGATGACGACCGACGATTCCGGCGCGGTCGAAACGATGTTCACCCGTGCGGCGCGGTTCACGCGGGCGGCGAATTATCTCGGCACGCCGGCGATCAGCGTGCCTTGCGGCCTGGCGCGGTCGGGTTTGCCGCTGGCATTCCAATTCATGGGGCCGCCTTTCGCCGAGGCGACGCTGCTCGCCGCCGCGAACGCCTATCAGCGCGCGACCGGTCTGTTGCCGTCGCCTAAAGCTTGA
- a CDS encoding extracellular solute-binding protein, with protein MPSILGNFLRLSAAAFAVATLAASPLSAQQRFDGVTLRVATFGGVWRDIMDKELSPKFAALGGKLEFITGSPQVNFAKLIAARGRPPFDVMEILDAQTGDFAKTDFLLPIDYSKIPNGQYLSDFQKQKMLIASWATQEGICYNVDKYKELGLPAPTTYKDLANPALVGKVMIPDINSGGGLAGFGAMAYAAGGDEKNVAPGVELIKSLKTLKFWAQGDQVVLSFQSGDIVAAVAHTGWCLRTFKQGQPVAAVHPTINAKTTGVSKDGWLGVIKGTPNEAAATWFLNQYVDADYQLTFSIVGGVVPVNTKAIQRMGEDPVFAKMMQLKPEQMAQQLHIDYTKVNIPEWVDQWNRMVVK; from the coding sequence ATGCCATCGATACTCGGTAACTTCCTCCGCCTTTCCGCAGCTGCGTTTGCCGTCGCCACACTCGCCGCTTCGCCGCTGTCGGCGCAACAACGCTTCGACGGCGTGACCCTGCGCGTCGCCACGTTCGGCGGCGTGTGGCGCGACATCATGGATAAGGAATTGTCGCCGAAATTTGCGGCGCTCGGCGGCAAGCTGGAATTCATCACCGGCAGTCCGCAGGTGAACTTCGCCAAGCTGATCGCCGCGCGCGGCCGGCCGCCCTTCGACGTGATGGAAATCCTCGACGCGCAAACCGGCGATTTCGCCAAGACCGACTTCCTGCTCCCGATCGACTACTCCAAAATTCCGAATGGGCAGTATCTGAGCGATTTCCAGAAGCAAAAAATGCTCATCGCCTCTTGGGCGACGCAGGAAGGCATTTGCTACAACGTCGACAAGTACAAGGAACTCGGCCTTCCCGCGCCGACGACCTACAAGGATCTCGCCAATCCCGCACTGGTCGGCAAGGTCATGATCCCCGACATCAATTCGGGCGGTGGGCTGGCCGGGTTCGGCGCGATGGCCTACGCCGCCGGCGGCGACGAGAAGAACGTGGCACCCGGCGTCGAACTGATCAAGAGCCTCAAGACGCTGAAGTTCTGGGCGCAGGGCGATCAAGTCGTATTGTCGTTCCAAAGCGGGGATATCGTCGCCGCTGTGGCGCATACCGGCTGGTGCTTGCGCACGTTCAAGCAAGGCCAGCCCGTCGCGGCCGTGCATCCGACGATCAATGCGAAAACAACCGGCGTGTCGAAGGACGGCTGGCTCGGCGTCATCAAGGGCACGCCCAACGAAGCGGCCGCCACTTGGTTCCTGAACCAGTATGTCGATGCGGACTATCAGCTCACGTTCTCGATCGTCGGCGGCGTCGTGCCCGTCAATACCAAGGCGATCCAACGGATGGGCGAAGATCCGGTCTTCGCGAAGATGATGCAGCTAAAGCCCGAGCAAATGGCCCAGCAGCTTCATATCGACTACACGAAGGTGAACATCCCCGAATGGGTCGATCAATGGAACCGCATGGTCGTGAAGTGA
- a CDS encoding class II aldolase/adducin family protein, which yields MSKMDTESYLAEGNMTDAEWQTRLELAASYRLMAHFGFHDMTYNHLSARIPDAPDRFLIKGEDQLFEQVTASNLVLYDSAGRKLRPSPHKVAPGGLVIHGGILEARPDIQAVFHVHTPANMGVAAQKCGLLMVSQHSLLFHNRIGYHDFKGFEFDMEGRDRLVADLGPHLCMIMRNHGVLACGRTVPEAYFLHHYLEMACRAQIAALSAGGPESLILPSDEICEHGAQQMARRGVVTAEGRDWRALYAFAEKAIPEFKL from the coding sequence ATGAGCAAGATGGACACGGAATCCTATCTCGCCGAAGGTAATATGACCGACGCCGAATGGCAAACGCGGCTGGAACTTGCCGCGAGCTATCGCCTGATGGCGCATTTCGGCTTCCACGACATGACCTACAACCATCTGTCGGCGCGCATCCCCGATGCGCCCGATCGATTCCTGATCAAAGGCGAAGATCAGCTGTTCGAGCAAGTCACCGCCTCGAATCTCGTACTCTACGATTCGGCCGGGCGCAAACTGCGCCCCTCGCCGCACAAGGTGGCGCCGGGCGGGCTCGTCATCCATGGCGGTATTCTCGAAGCGCGGCCCGACATTCAAGCCGTGTTCCATGTCCACACACCCGCGAATATGGGCGTGGCCGCGCAGAAATGCGGACTTCTGATGGTGTCGCAGCATTCGCTGCTGTTCCACAACCGCATCGGCTATCACGACTTCAAGGGCTTCGAGTTCGACATGGAGGGCCGCGACCGGCTGGTCGCCGATCTGGGCCCGCATCTGTGCATGATCATGCGCAATCACGGCGTCCTCGCCTGCGGGCGCACCGTGCCGGAAGCCTATTTCCTGCACCATTATCTCGAAATGGCGTGCCGCGCGCAGATCGCGGCGCTGTCCGCCGGCGGGCCGGAATCGTTGATCCTGCCGTCGGACGAGATTTGCGAGCATGGCGCGCAGCAAATGGCGCGGCGCGGTGTGGTCACCGCCGAAGGCCGCGATTGGCGCGCGCTCTACGCTTTCGCCGAAAAAGCGATCCCGGAATTCAAGCTTTAG
- a CDS encoding GntR family transcriptional regulator, with product MKDAVSGTLHLSSYLAKDLDVRLKRYRGVILPRTTTGKPIARLIRRLPLHDTIVTELRAMIQASELAPGAKINEAELCETFDISRTPLREALKVLASEGLVELRPHRGAVVAPIDHAEIAHIFQLMDALEHLAGRLAAEKIGAAELAELEGLHAQLVAFHRAGRRNDYFLVNRQIHARLVAFAANPALEATYTMCSTKLVRARSLVNYDAKRWQESVEEHEGIMAALRKRDAALAAERFAEHNRKTGDAAIDALRRLPAGDGARHRVG from the coding sequence ATGAAAGATGCAGTTTCCGGAACGTTGCATTTATCCAGTTACTTAGCTAAAGATTTGGACGTCCGGTTGAAGCGATATCGAGGCGTCATCTTGCCCAGAACCACGACGGGAAAACCCATCGCACGGTTGATCCGCCGCCTGCCGTTGCACGACACGATCGTGACCGAGCTGCGCGCGATGATCCAAGCGAGCGAACTTGCGCCCGGCGCCAAGATCAACGAAGCCGAATTGTGCGAGACGTTCGATATTTCGCGCACGCCGCTGCGCGAGGCGTTGAAGGTTCTCGCCTCCGAAGGCTTGGTCGAACTGCGCCCGCATCGCGGCGCGGTCGTGGCGCCGATCGATCATGCAGAGATCGCGCATATCTTCCAGCTGATGGACGCGCTCGAACATCTCGCGGGCCGGCTCGCGGCCGAGAAGATCGGCGCGGCCGAACTCGCCGAGCTCGAAGGACTGCACGCCCAGCTCGTCGCTTTCCATCGCGCGGGAAGGCGCAACGACTATTTCCTCGTCAACCGGCAGATCCACGCGCGCCTCGTCGCCTTCGCCGCCAACCCCGCCCTCGAAGCGACCTACACGATGTGCAGCACGAAGCTCGTGCGCGCGCGCTCGCTGGTTAACTACGACGCCAAACGCTGGCAGGAATCGGTCGAAGAACACGAAGGCATCATGGCCGCCTTGCGCAAACGCGACGCCGCCCTCGCCGCCGAACGCTTCGCCGAGCACAATCGCAAGACCGGCGATGCCGCGATCGACGCGCTGCGCCGCCTGCCCGCGGGCGACGGTGCGCGCCATCGCGTGGGTTGA